A DNA window from Amblyraja radiata isolate CabotCenter1 unplaced genomic scaffold, sAmbRad1.1.pri S127, whole genome shotgun sequence contains the following coding sequences:
- the LOC116969219 gene encoding zinc finger protein 239-like yields MAEHNKQKRYVSDVCGKAWQLPSLLEIHRRVHMGERPFDCSECGKNFTRYDRLLRHNHVHSSERPFTCSDCSNSFKTTHDLKSHQRIHTREKPYGCSTCGESFAWLSGLHRHRRTHSSERPFTCTDCCKGFKSSTDLKMHRRLHTGERPYSCSDCGKGFTCSNDRLVHQRTHTGERPFICAECGKRFICSTRLLSHKQEHSGEKPFSCPDCGKGFKGAKELKNHRWVHTGEKAFGCSTCGKSFAWVSALQRHRRVHSSELSFTCSDCGKGF; encoded by the coding sequence atggCGGAGCACAACAAGCAGAAGCGTTATGTgagtgacgtgtgtggcaaggcctggcagctcCCTAGcctgctggagatccaccggcgggtgcacatgggagaacgccccttcgactgctcggagtgtgGCAAGAACTTCACCCGCTACGACAGACTGCTGCGGCACAACCACGTGCACTccagcgagaggcccttcacctgctccgattgCAGCAATAGCTTCAAGACGACGCATGACCTGAAGTCCCACCAGCGAATACACAcgcgcgagaagccctatggctgctccacctgtggcgaGAGCTTTGCCTGGTTGTCGGGGCTACATCGGCACCGGCGGactcacagcagtgagcggcccttcacctgcaccgACTgctgcaaaggcttcaagtcgtccacggaCCTGAAGATGCACAGGcgtctgcacaccggggagcggccctacagctgcagtgactgcggcaagggcttcacctgctccaacgaccggctggtgcaccagcgcacccacaccggcgagcgccccttcatctgcgccgagtgcggcaagcgcttcatatgctccaccaggctgctgtcccacaaACAGGAGCACTCCGGCGAGAAGCCCTTTAGCTGCCCCgactgtggcaagggtttcaaggGGGCGAAAGAGCTGAAGAACCACCggtgggtgcacacgggcgagaaggcctttggctgctccacctgtggcaagagctttgcctGGGTGTCGGCACTACAacggcaccggcgggtgcacagcagtgagctgtCCTTCACCTGTTCCGACTGTGGCAAAGGCTTCTAG